One genomic segment of Methanothermobacter tenebrarum includes these proteins:
- a CDS encoding adenylyltransferase/cytidyltransferase family protein codes for MIGISADFDPLHKGHMKLIEKGREIAEKIGSKLVIYLNKDYSANHAPFFASYEARKKMALKAGADEVIPIEGLHYRLTLAYTVPIRIAMMIEDGVTDYVDAANVPPKIIKKEAKYFAKRGIFSGIPAKLPNRNVIRWFAVNEFFQKKYNRKMKFHIIPEFTENGSKISGREIRKKIIENNLKITEDVAKLLPETTIKILEKELKKRKAPGKRNFNLIKDKMNKLSRADLLEIAYLNAKLINSIVKWRPYNTENQIWATFRRAGYGPVLTRLTLSSMEMNVTRREVYKLIGYYEKKGWIPPDQKREKIIQRAWFVSKSVEKGYTSKKAHERFLEHRGSLNEPERSFKAGIRLKKSEVKKLKEGTEAKIYVKENDTISCQIRDGMKIKSQLILPGVMATYLRLIIDSHFIPFYSKLIKENGSFKVKINIG; via the coding sequence ATGATTGGGATAAGCGCAGATTTCGACCCACTACATAAAGGACACATGAAACTTATAGAAAAAGGACGCGAAATAGCAGAAAAAATTGGAAGCAAACTCGTCATATACCTTAACAAGGATTATAGTGCCAACCATGCCCCATTCTTCGCATCATACGAAGCTCGTAAAAAAATGGCCCTCAAAGCAGGGGCTGATGAAGTCATACCCATCGAAGGCCTACACTACAGGCTAACACTAGCATACACTGTACCTATAAGGATAGCTATGATGATAGAGGATGGTGTTACAGATTATGTGGATGCTGCTAACGTCCCCCCCAAAATCATAAAGAAAGAGGCAAAATATTTCGCCAAAAGAGGCATATTCAGCGGAATACCGGCAAAACTTCCAAATAGGAATGTTATCAGATGGTTTGCCGTTAACGAATTCTTCCAGAAAAAATACAACCGGAAAATGAAGTTTCACATCATCCCAGAATTTACAGAAAACGGTTCAAAGATTTCAGGAAGAGAAATAAGAAAAAAGATAATAGAAAATAACTTGAAAATAACCGAAGACGTGGCCAAACTTTTACCAGAAACCACTATAAAAATCCTTGAAAAAGAACTGAAAAAAAGAAAAGCCCCAGGTAAAAGGAACTTCAATTTGATAAAGGATAAAATGAACAAGCTTTCAAGAGCAGACCTCCTAGAGATAGCCTACCTTAACGCCAAGCTTATAAACTCCATCGTCAAATGGAGACCATATAATACAGAAAACCAGATATGGGCAACATTTAGAAGGGCCGGGTATGGTCCAGTGCTTACAAGACTAACCTTAAGCTCAATGGAAATGAATGTAACCAGGAGAGAAGTTTATAAGCTAATAGGATATTATGAGAAAAAGGGGTGGATACCACCAGACCAAAAAAGGGAAAAGATAATTCAAAGGGCCTGGTTCGTATCAAAGAGCGTAGAAAAAGGTTACACTTCAAAAAAAGCCCATGAAAGATTCTTGGAACACAGAGGATCTTTAAATGAGCCTGAAAGATCCTTCAAAGCTGGTATACGCTTAAAAAAGTCTGAAGTTAAAAAATTAAAGGAAGGAACAGAAGCCAAAATATATGTAAAGGAAAACGATACTATTTCTTGCCAGATACGGGATGGGATGAAAATTAAAAGCCAGCTAATTCTCCCGGGTGTAATGGCAACCTATCTTAGGTTAATCATAGATTCACATTTCATACCATTTTATAGTAAGCTCATCAAAGAAAATGGGAGTTTCAAAGTCAAAATAAATATCGGATAG